One part of the Anaerolineales bacterium genome encodes these proteins:
- the trxB gene encoding thioredoxin-disulfide reductase: protein MEATQTDKQLPQEHVKVLILGSGPAGLAAALYTARAQLQPVVLAGQDYGGQVSLTHTVENYPGFPDAVGGPELTELFRKQAEHFGAKTVFDTAVKVDLSQRPFKVTTYATEYLAETLIIGTGATPRHLQVPGEVEFTGRGVSYCGTCDGFFFKDKDIVVVGGGDSAMEEGAFLTRFANNVTVIHRRDDFRAGELLLQRAKDNPKMKFLTNTVVNKIEGNGTVQTVELENVETGEKLPFTTDGVFIFIGHTPNTQLFQGQLEMDAGGYLVANRYMETSVPGVFAAGEVADPHFRQVITSAGMGAAAGIQATRFLEANE from the coding sequence ATGGAAGCCACACAGACTGACAAACAACTCCCTCAAGAGCACGTCAAAGTGCTCATTCTCGGTTCCGGCCCAGCCGGGCTGGCCGCGGCCCTTTACACCGCCCGCGCCCAGCTGCAGCCGGTAGTCCTGGCCGGCCAGGACTACGGCGGCCAGGTCTCCCTCACCCACACGGTTGAAAACTATCCGGGCTTTCCGGATGCAGTAGGCGGCCCTGAGCTAACCGAGCTGTTCCGCAAGCAGGCCGAGCATTTTGGTGCCAAGACCGTCTTTGATACCGCCGTCAAGGTGGACCTGAGCCAGCGCCCCTTCAAAGTCACTACCTACGCCACCGAATACCTGGCCGAGACGCTCATTATCGGCACCGGGGCTACCCCGCGCCATTTGCAGGTGCCGGGTGAGGTTGAGTTCACAGGTCGCGGCGTCTCGTATTGCGGCACTTGTGACGGCTTCTTCTTTAAAGACAAAGACATTGTGGTTGTCGGCGGCGGTGACAGCGCCATGGAAGAGGGCGCCTTCCTGACCCGCTTCGCCAACAACGTCACCGTCATTCACCGCCGGGATGATTTCCGCGCCGGTGAACTCCTGCTGCAGCGCGCCAAGGACAACCCCAAGATGAAATTCCTCACCAATACGGTGGTGAACAAGATCGAGGGCAACGGCACGGTGCAAACGGTCGAGCTGGAGAATGTGGAAACCGGCGAGAAGTTGCCCTTCACCACCGATGGCGTGTTCATTTTCATCGGCCATACGCCGAACACGCAGTTGTTCCAAGGCCAGCTGGAAATGGACGCGGGCGGCTACCTGGTAGCCAACCGCTACATGGAAACCAGCGTGCCCGGCGTCTTTGCCGCCGGCGAAGTGGCCGACCCGCACTTTCGCCAGGTGATCACCTCGGCTGGCATGGGCGCCGCCGCCGGCATCCAGGCCACCCGCTTCCTGGAGGCCAACGAATAA
- a CDS encoding DUF2089 domain-containing protein, which yields MHHAPNACPVCSGKLVLTSLRCRECDTTLQGRFASAPFSQLSEEQLAFVELFVRNEGKITRMEADLSLSYPTIRNRLMEVIRALGFEPGEDEFAGLSEDERKRIVDDLERGKISYEEALRLIQEEEGN from the coding sequence ATGCACCACGCACCGAATGCTTGCCCCGTGTGCAGCGGCAAGCTGGTCCTGACCAGCTTGCGCTGCCGCGAGTGCGACACGACCCTGCAGGGGCGCTTCGCCAGCGCTCCCTTCAGCCAGCTCAGCGAAGAGCAACTCGCCTTCGTTGAGCTGTTCGTGCGCAATGAGGGCAAGATCACCCGCATGGAGGCCGATCTCAGTCTCTCCTACCCCACCATCCGCAACCGCCTGATGGAAGTCATCCGCGCCCTCGGCTTTGAGCCGGGTGAAGATGAGTTCGCCGGGCTCAGCGAGGACGAACGCAAACGGATTGTGGATGACCTGGAACGCGGCAAGATCAGCTATGAAGAGGCATTACGCCTAATTCAAGAGGAAGAAGGAAACTAG
- the mdh gene encoding malate dehydrogenase gives MSHKITIVGAGMTGATAAHWLAERELAQLALIDVVEGMPQGKALDLFQAMPVIGKDVKIEGSNDYAASEGSDIVVITAGLPRKPGMSRDDLLATNADIVKKATEETLKRSPNAIYIILTNPLDAMCYVAMKAGGLPRERVIGQAGILDSARMRAFVAMELGVSVENIFCYVLGGHGDSMVPLTRHSNVAGVPLNETMPADRLAAIVDRTRKGGGEIVALLKQGSAFYAPSVAVAQMAEAILKDKQLIAPCAVWMNGEYGLKDIFFGVPAQLGRKGLEKVIEYTLNDEEKAMLDNSAAEVRELTAALKL, from the coding sequence ATGTCGCACAAGATCACCATCGTAGGCGCGGGCATGACCGGAGCCACCGCCGCCCACTGGCTCGCCGAGCGTGAGCTGGCCCAGCTTGCACTAATTGACGTCGTCGAGGGCATGCCGCAGGGCAAAGCCCTCGATTTGTTCCAGGCCATGCCGGTCATCGGCAAGGATGTCAAGATCGAAGGCAGCAACGACTATGCCGCCAGCGAAGGTTCTGACATTGTGGTCATCACTGCTGGTCTGCCGCGTAAGCCGGGCATGAGCCGCGACGACCTGCTGGCCACCAATGCCGACATCGTCAAGAAAGCCACTGAAGAGACCCTCAAGCGTTCCCCCAACGCCATCTACATCATCCTCACCAACCCGCTGGATGCCATGTGCTACGTGGCAATGAAGGCCGGCGGTCTGCCGCGCGAGCGCGTGATCGGCCAGGCCGGCATCCTCGACTCGGCCCGCATGCGCGCCTTTGTAGCCATGGAGCTGGGCGTGAGCGTGGAGAACATCTTCTGCTACGTGCTGGGCGGCCACGGCGACAGCATGGTGCCGCTCACCCGCCACTCCAACGTGGCCGGTGTGCCGCTCAACGAGACCATGCCAGCGGACCGCTTGGCGGCCATCGTCGACCGCACTCGCAAGGGCGGCGGCGAGATCGTGGCCCTGCTGAAGCAGGGCAGCGCCTTCTACGCACCCTCGGTGGCGGTTGCCCAAATGGCCGAGGCCATTTTGAAGGACAAGCAACTGATTGCCCCGTGCGCAGTATGGATGAACGGCGAGTACGGGCTGAAAGACATCTTCTTTGGCGTACCGGCCCAGCTTGGCCGCAAGGGCCTGGAGAAGGTGATCGAGTACACCTTGAACGACGAAGAGAAAGCAATGCTGGATAACTCTGCCGCTGAAGTGCGTGAGCTGACCGCCGCACTGAAGCTGTAA